The window TCGGTGACGGCCAAGGGTGGCAAGCTCACCGGGCTGATCGTGGAAGGGGGAGGGGCGGCCAGCCTGAATATCAGGCTGACCTGGAAGGCCCCGGAGCCTGACCATGGGTGACCTCGACTGGCGCTCTTCGCGGCGTTTCATCGTGCGACTGGACACCCCGGACGGGCAGTCCTCCGACCAGCGGAACACGCTGGGCACCGGGTTCTTCGTCGCCTACGGCAAGGTGCTGACCTGCGCGCACGTGGTGTACGACGCCATGGCGGGCGGCCCGCTGGACAAGGTCCTCGTGGTGCCCGACCGGTCCCTGCGCTCCCAACCGGTGCTCGCTCGAGTGGTGGCCCGTACGGACCCGCCGACGAAGAGTGTGTTGTGGCCGATGCCCGACCTGGCGTTGCTGGAGCTGGAAGCCGACCTGCACCACGAGGTGCTGCGGCTCAGCCCGCAGCGGCGGCTCAGTGTCGACAGGCGGTATCAGGCATGGGGTTACGCGCCCCGGGCGGACGGCGAGACGCCCGAGGGGGCGTCGGTCTCCTTCCGCTTCGAGGGCCATGACGGCGACGGCTACCTACGGCTGGCGGCGGGGCAGGCCGCAGCGGGCCTGTCGGGTTCACCGCTGGTCGACGCCGCCCGGCCGGACGAGGTGCTCGGCGTGATCGCCGCTTCCCGGGATCCCCATGCCGATCTGGGAGGCTGGGCCGTTCCCGTCTCCGCGCTGGAGGATCCCGGTCTGCCGAGACCGCAGTGGACGTCGGCCCCGGAGCCGAAGCCCCTGCCGAAGCCTCTGCGGGATGTTCTGTGGGAGAACTCCCAGTGGGATCAGGATCCCCCGTTGCCCGCGCCGGACAGTGCTCCCGTTCCGCGGGCCGTGGTGCTGCGCCGCTCGTACCGGCTCGGGGCAGCGTTCGCCCGGCTGGGGCGTATGGAGTTGCTCGCGCAGCGGTACGCGGCCGCCGACCAGGATTCCGCCGAGCGGGGCCGGTACATCGCAAAGTACTACGGCGTCTGTGTGGACGCCTGTCGCTTCCTGACGGTCGTCGCCCCGCCGGGTGAACTCACGAACGAGGAGCGGGACAACGCCACGGCCGTCCGAATCGGCCACGCGGAGCGGATCGCCGCACAACTGCAGCGGGAACAGGGCGAGCGCGAGTCCGCGGAATTCGGCGCCAGGGCCGCGGCAGCCCTCCGGCTCGGTCTCAGGGCCGGGATCGCACCGGCGATGCTTCCCCACCTGCGACCGGAGCAGCGGGCCGAAAGTGCCAGGGGCTTGATGGCACTCGCCACCGAGCTGAGGCTCCCGCAAATGCTGATCGACCGCGTCGAGGCCCTGACGGCCGGGGCCGACCAGGAAGCCGTACAGACTGAGGCCTTCGCGCTGGACGACGAGGTCTCGCGCTGGTTCGAGGAACAGGCCCGTACCGGCCTCTGGATGCGGCTGTCCCTCTGTACCTTCTGGCGGTTGGCGTGGCGCGCCTGTCTTGCCGCGCTCGCGCGGTCGGAGCACATGGCGCCCGGACTGGCCGGCGGGCTGATGGGTCGGGCACGCGGGTACGGAACCTGGCTCGGACTCCCGGCGGCAAACCTCCCCGAGATCACCGGGGTCCGCCCTGAGGACGGCGCCCATGCCATGCACTATCTGCTCCACGAACTGCCGGATCCGATGGTCACCGTGGTGAAGGAGCGCTACGGCGAGGACGCCTGCGGTCTGCTGTGGATCTGCACTCGACTGGTGGGCTGGTTGATCTTTCCCGATGACGGGTTGCGCGCGTCCATCGCGGCGGGCACCGCGAAGAAGTGCGTGTCGCTCGGCTTCCCGGACGACCTCCATCGGGAGGTCGTCTCATCCCTTGGCTCCGGGCAGGACTTCGGGGCGGTGAAGGATGCCGTCTGGAAGTTCAACCAGGAAGTGAACGGGTTCTACTTGGAGCACACGCCTCAAGCCAACCTCGCATAGACGATGAGGTTGTTCACCGGATGGCCCTGCGCGTCGAAATCGCCGTCGCAGGTGACCAGGCGTAGGGCGCGGTCCTTTGTCGGGCCGTAGACCTTCTCGGTGGGGAAGGTGTCCTTGCTGACGCTCTCGGTGGCCGTGACCGTGAAGTGTGCCGATTCGCCGCGGTCGTTGGTGACGGTGATGTCCGCACCCTTGGTGATCTTCTT is drawn from Streptomyces liliifuscus and contains these coding sequences:
- a CDS encoding trypsin-like peptidase domain-containing protein, whose amino-acid sequence is MGDLDWRSSRRFIVRLDTPDGQSSDQRNTLGTGFFVAYGKVLTCAHVVYDAMAGGPLDKVLVVPDRSLRSQPVLARVVARTDPPTKSVLWPMPDLALLELEADLHHEVLRLSPQRRLSVDRRYQAWGYAPRADGETPEGASVSFRFEGHDGDGYLRLAAGQAAAGLSGSPLVDAARPDEVLGVIAASRDPHADLGGWAVPVSALEDPGLPRPQWTSAPEPKPLPKPLRDVLWENSQWDQDPPLPAPDSAPVPRAVVLRRSYRLGAAFARLGRMELLAQRYAAADQDSAERGRYIAKYYGVCVDACRFLTVVAPPGELTNEERDNATAVRIGHAERIAAQLQREQGERESAEFGARAAAALRLGLRAGIAPAMLPHLRPEQRAESARGLMALATELRLPQMLIDRVEALTAGADQEAVQTEAFALDDEVSRWFEEQARTGLWMRLSLCTFWRLAWRACLAALARSEHMAPGLAGGLMGRARGYGTWLGLPAANLPEITGVRPEDGAHAMHYLLHELPDPMVTVVKERYGEDACGLLWICTRLVGWLIFPDDGLRASIAAGTAKKCVSLGFPDDLHREVVSSLGSGQDFGAVKDAVWKFNQEVNGFYLEHTPQANLA